One region of Anaeromyxobacter paludicola genomic DNA includes:
- the cas1e gene encoding type I-E CRISPR-associated endonuclease Cas1e: MFLEYGNLDVLDGAFVLVDKNGVRTHIPVGSVACIMLEPGTRVSHAAIALAARVGTLLVWVGEAGVRLYAAGQPGGARSDRLLYQARLALDEELRLKVVRKMYALRFGEEPPARRSVEQLRGIEGARVRETYKQLARKYGVEWVHREYDASTWESGDIPNRCLSAATACLYGITEAAVLAAGYAPAIGFIHTGKPLSFVYDIGDIVKFETVVPVAFAQAAKLPFDPERAVRLACRDVFRQSKLLERMIPLIEEVLEAGGIQRPAAGADQVPPAIQDQKGLGDAGHRG, translated from the coding sequence GTGTTCCTGGAGTACGGGAACCTCGACGTCCTCGACGGCGCCTTCGTGCTCGTGGACAAGAATGGCGTCCGCACGCACATCCCGGTGGGCAGCGTTGCCTGCATCATGCTCGAGCCCGGCACCCGGGTCTCGCACGCGGCCATCGCCCTGGCCGCCCGGGTCGGAACGCTGCTCGTGTGGGTGGGGGAGGCGGGGGTCCGTCTCTATGCCGCCGGCCAGCCCGGGGGTGCCCGGAGCGACCGGCTCCTGTACCAGGCGCGACTGGCGCTCGACGAGGAGCTCCGGCTGAAGGTCGTTCGCAAGATGTACGCGCTCCGGTTCGGAGAGGAGCCGCCGGCCAGACGCAGCGTCGAGCAGCTTCGTGGCATCGAAGGCGCTCGGGTGCGCGAGACGTACAAGCAGCTCGCGCGCAAGTACGGCGTCGAGTGGGTGCACCGCGAATACGACGCGTCCACCTGGGAGTCTGGCGACATACCCAACCGATGCCTGAGCGCCGCGACCGCCTGCCTCTACGGCATCACCGAGGCGGCGGTGCTGGCGGCCGGGTACGCGCCTGCGATCGGATTCATCCACACCGGCAAGCCGCTATCGTTCGTCTACGACATCGGCGACATCGTGAAGTTCGAGACGGTGGTACCGGTGGCGTTTGCCCAGGCGGCGAAGCTCCCGTTCGATCCGGAGCGCGCGGTGCGCCTGGCGTGTCGCGACGTGTTCCGCCAGTCGAAGCTGCTCGAGAGGATGATTCCGCTGATCGAGGAGGTCCTCGAGGCGGGCGGGATCCAGCGGCCGGCAGCCGGTGCGGACCAGGTCCCGCCGGCCATCCAGGACCAGAAAGGCCTGGGCGATGCTGGTCATCGTGGTTGA
- the cas2e gene encoding type I-E CRISPR-associated endoribonuclease Cas2e, whose product MLVIVVENVPDRLRGRLACWLLQVRAGVYVGDVSKRVRQMLWDQVEAGLDGGNAVAAWSAPNESGFDLATAGANRRVPVDFDGLKLVAFSPEVVLAERGAASTPGKRR is encoded by the coding sequence ATGCTGGTCATCGTGGTTGAGAACGTCCCGGACCGGCTCCGCGGTCGATTGGCGTGCTGGCTCCTGCAGGTGAGGGCGGGGGTGTACGTCGGCGACGTGTCGAAGCGCGTGCGACAGATGCTCTGGGATCAGGTGGAAGCCGGCCTCGATGGCGGCAACGCCGTCGCAGCCTGGAGCGCGCCCAACGAGTCTGGCTTCGATCTGGCCACGGCCGGTGCGAACCGGCGAGTGCCGGTCGATTTCGACGGGCTGAAGCTAGTGGCTTTCTCGCCAGAGGTGGTTTTGGCGGAGCGAGGCGCTGCTTCAACGCCGGGGAAGCGGCGCTGA